Proteins from a single region of Xyrauchen texanus isolate HMW12.3.18 chromosome 7, RBS_HiC_50CHRs, whole genome shotgun sequence:
- the LOC127646950 gene encoding POU domain, class 4, transcription factor 1-like, producing the protein MMSMNSKQPHFAMHPTLPEHKYTTLHSSSEAIRRACLQTPQLQSNIFASLDETLLARAEALAAVDIAVSQGKSHPFKPDVTYHTMNSVPCSSTSTVPLAHHHHHHHHHHHQNLEPPDLMDHIGSPSLTLMPSAHEGASGGGGGGGGGGGLISTSAHPHSHMHGLTHLSHQAAMNMNSPLTHHGLLPGHHGGAHHGAPGLTNNGLSSINDSDTDPRELEAFAERFKQRRIKLGVTQADVGGALANLKIPGVGSLSQSTICRFESLTLSHNNMIALKPILQAWLEEAEGAQREKMSKPDIFNGSEKKRKRTSIAAPEKRSLEAYFAVQPRPSSEKIAAIAEKLDLKKNVVRVWFCNQRQKQKRLKFSAAH; encoded by the exons ATGATGTCCATGAACAGTAAACAGCCTCATTTCGCCATGCATCCCACTTTACCTGAGCACAAGTACACAACTCTGCACTCGAGCTCGGAAGCGATCAGGAGAGCCTGTCTACAAACACCACAG CTGCAGAGCAACATCTTCGCCAGCTTGGATGAGACGCTCCTGGCCCGCGCCGAAGCTCTGGCGGCCGTGGACATCGCCGTGTCCCAGGGTAAGAGTCACCCGTTCAAGCCCGACGTCACGTACCACACGATGAACTCCGTGCCATGCTCGTCCACGTCCACCGTGCCACTCGcccaccaccaccatcatcaccaccatcaccaccaccagAACCTGGAGCCGCCCGATCTCATGGACCACATCGGCTCCCCGTCGCTCACCCTGATGCCCAGCGCGCACGAAGGAGCCAGCGGTGGCGGCGGAGGGGGCGGTGGCGGCGGGGGTTTGATCTCCACGTCGGCCCACCCGCACTCCCACATGCACGGCTTGACCCACCTGTCCCACCAGGCTGCTATGAACATGAACTCGCCGCTTACCCACCACGGGCTCTTACCGGGCCACCACGGCGGTGCGCATCATGGCGCACCGGGACTCACCAACAACGGACTGTCCTCTATTAACGACTCGGACACGGACCCGAGGGAGCTGGAGGCATTCGCGGAGCGCTTCAAACAGAGGAGGATCAAACTCGGGGTGACTCAGGCGGATGTGGGGGGCGCCCTGGCCAACCTGAAGATCCCGGGCGTGGGCTCACTGAGCCAAAGTACCATTTGTCGGTTCGAGTCACTAACTCTGTCGCACAACAACATGATCGCGCTCAAACCCATCCTTCAGGCGTGGTTGGAAGAGGCCGAGGGCGCCCAGCGCGAGAAAATGAGCAAACCCGACATTTTCAACGGGAGCGAGAAGAAGCGCAAGCGGACCTCCATAGCCGCTCCGGAGAAACGATCTCTGGAGGCTTATTTCGCGGTCCAGCCTCGACCGTCTTCGGAGAAAATCGCGGCTATTGCTGAGAAATTGGACCTAAAAAAGAACGTGGTGCGAGTATGGTTTTGCAACCAAAGACAAAAACAGAAGAGGTTGAAATTTTCTGCGGCTCACTGA